Below is a window of Scylla paramamosain isolate STU-SP2022 chromosome 39, ASM3559412v1, whole genome shotgun sequence DNA.
AaagcacacacatacgtacacacacacacacacacacacacacacacacacataatttccgtaatacacacagaaaaaaaaaatcatagttgAGTCTCCAGGTAGAGGCGTTAATTAATAAACAGGTGAGCATTGCCGCCCGGATTCACCTGCGCACGCCCGCTGCCCGCCCGCCCACGTCATGGCCTTACAGCTACTTATTCTTTACCAACACAGGGTGCCCGCCCCGCGTCAGATATCACTTGTGTAAAAAATATATGGTAATCTATCTCTAAGTCTATACGAGGGTACGAGAACCTTATGATTAAGTATGGGTAGGTAACCGGAAGGGATCTgcaaagaggagaagggagaattaGTGATGGATGTGTAAATGCGATGATACACACAGGAATAATAGGTGAAGTAAAGGCGactaggatgagagagagagagagagagagagagagagagagagagagagagagagagagagagagagagagagagagagagagtttacgtaCGCAGTAGATAGAACGtagaagaaaagcaaggaagtgaaaaaaagaaagaaccgAGAATTAGTGATGCATATATGAGTATAAAGATCACTGAATATATGGAGGATCTTTGCATGAATCAAGATTTTTACTCTAATATTTTCACATACGGGTTTTAAGAATAAGTGATAAAGTcctgaataataataacgaaaatgcaaaaaaaaaaaaaaaaaataacagtagtgACAATCATGATTATAACTATAAAAAACATGAACTTTCTACCTTACATAAATTCATTTCAGAAATACAAGTAGACCAATGACAACTTCAATACTTTTAATGTAAaataatgtggaaaaaaaaggaacaaaatattACTTACTTTTATATATTGGTAGGGAGACGAGAACCACCCAAAAaattgtagtagttgtggttgtagtggtggtggaaggtatGAAATGTGGtagaaggtagtagtagtagtagtagtagtagtagtagtagtagtagtaataatgatggttCCAAGTAGATATATACATGTATTCAGGTaattgctgtagtagtagtagtagtagtagtagtagtagcagtagtggtagtagcaataatagtagtagtagtagtagttgttgtagtaatagtaaggaACAAAAATCTTAACAGTACTACCAGCAGAGAATAGTGAaagtagcaataacaataaaataaaaatagtagtagtagtaatagcagtaactagcagtagtaatagtagtagtagtagtagttgtagcagcagcagtagtagcagcagcagtcatTATCTAGTATCCATATTTGCAGACGGTAGTGTACATGGGTTCTGTCTTGGTGTTGGTGACAGTGACGTAGCCATGTTTGGTCTCCGTCACCGTCACATACATATACTGGTGCTTGGTCTCGTACTGGGTTTGCGTCACGTAGTGGGGTTCGTCCTCCGTCACCGTCACGTAGTTCTGCTCCACCTTGGTCTCTGTGACGTAATGGGGTTCCTGCACCGTCTTGTACACGTGCTGCGTCACCGTGACGTAGTAAGGTACCTGTGACGCGGGGTGGAGTGAGGGGTGTTAGACAGGTGTGTTGCTGTGTCACGGGAATATCTGAGATGATgtgagtgttttatttatttatttatttttaatgatgagaacaataaaaattaacaaaattaacaataataataataaaatcaacatcagaaactgaaaaaaacagcaTATCTTTAAACAagagaataaacacacacagtaaataaataagtaaataaaataaaaataaataaataaagcaaatctaccaccaccaccaccaccaccaccaccaccaccaccacctattctGCTGTCAACCACCAACTCCTCCCTCCCGCTGTTAAACTCCCTCCAtaactctttcttccctcttccctccctccattcttcccttccttatctcctcccttttctcttctcccttcacggcctctccctttccttcctccttccttccttccttccttccttccttcctttcttctctatataTTCAATCTTGTTactgtctcttccttcccttccttatctcttcccttcccccttctcccgtcacacacacacacacacacacacacacacacacacacacacacacacacacacacatacacacacacacacacacaaagataacaaaaaataagagcaaaatCAACATTACAGAATTAAAACCAACTTAATACTAATAAACATGCAAATAAATATCCAaatcaagaaataaatagatagataaataaataaaataaaaacaataacatcaccaccaccaccatcaccaccaccagcaccaccaccttcagcgcctccgtcaGTAGCCACATTACCTGAACGGTGGAGGTGCAGTAGTGGGACTCAGTGTGCGTCTTGAGGTAGTAGTGTGTGCCGGGCATCATGTCTTGCACGGTGGTGATGTGAGCCTCGGTGATGGTGGCATGGTTGTACGCCACCTGTGGAGACGATAGGGTGTTAGGaggaatggtagtagtagtagtagtagtagtagtagtagtagtagttgttgttgttgttgttgttgttgttgtgttaggATGAGGAGTAAGAGGGATAGGAGgaatattgtagtagtagtagtagtagtagtagtagtagtagtagttgttgttgttgttgttgttgttgttgtgttaggATGAGGAGTAAGAGGGATAGGAGgaatattgtagtagtagtagtagtagtagtagtagtagcagtagtaatggtagctTCTTTGTTCTCATGAGGGCTATTGAGGAAGGCTGTAAAGAAAATTAGTcatattttcataatgtttgtactactgatgatgcagaatccttattaaactatcactaaagttatagaaacacccttgaaaaccttaataGCTTCTGCCAGAGTTCCTTAAACTATCACGATGATTGTAAACAccctgaaaaccacagtaacctACACTAGAATACGTTCAACTATCACCAGAATTATGGGACACCCTTGAAACCCCCAACAATTTTCACCACAGTCTtgaaaataccttgaaaaaaaactgaaacctTCCATTACAACCAGTCAAAAGCAGTCGAGATACGAGGCACAAACATATGAGAGTCCAGCCAACTAACTCTGTAATGCATTGatgtattattttacttttgtttcattgttttcaagATTTGCCACACGAGAAGGAGAGTTTCTGCAGAGATGGACAACTTAATTACGGAGTAACTAAAAAGACTAATTGAAAACAACGACCTCGAACAGTGATTTAAGTTGAGAAGACTTTACAACAAacatcccttccttcattttctcgtAACTTCcgtcccttcaccttccttctcttccctctcttcaccttCTCCCCCTTGCAtcctctttaccttcccttcccttccctcttcaccttccatttcctttcctcttttccaccttccttcccttccctctcttcaccttctttcccttccctctcttcaccttcccttcctttccctttcttcactttctcttacccttctaagaacataagaacataaaaaaagaagctgcaggaagccagtaggcctacatgtggcagttcctgtatgaaacatatctaccagTCATCCTCATCAATAAATTTGTTTAGTCTCCATTTAAacctctctaatgactcagcattaacagTCTAATTACTGAATCCATTCCAtgcatctaccactctgtttgagaaccaatttctacGTATTTCTTTTTCAAATCAAACTTTTTcgagcttgaacccattattccTTGGTCTATCGTGATTACTGACCCTTAAAATTTtacttacgtcacccttgttatatccctacACCACTTCAAGACCTCCATCCTGTCCCTCTTAAtctacgcctctctaaggaatgtaaatttaaaagcttcttACCTTCGTCTCGTACACCACTTGGTCCGGGAGTGGCTGAGTCACAAACTCGTATTGGACCACAGTTGTCGGGTAGTACAGCTTCTCAGTGACGTACTTGTAGAGAGTGGTGGGCACGTACTGtgggtgaagaagagaggagcaggaggatgaatacaaaggaatacaaaggaaagccaaacagcaacagacctttttgTCCTTGCAaagctgtttggtaactacgtctaactagctacagggaagagagacaggaaaggaggaggaggaggaggaggaagccacgAAATACGGTAGCGGTTAAGAATGTAGCgtgttggtagagagagagagagagagagagagagagagagagagagagagagagagagagagagagagagagagagagagataagtagcACGAAGGGATGATAAAGCGAAAACAAGCGCCATTAGGAAAGAATAATATTagataaagacaaaaagaaaaaaaagaaaggaaggaaagggataagATAACACTAGTATTACATATGGTATACgcgtaaaactctctctctctctctctcattagtattCAAGCTGGGAATCcctcttcttgatttctttccgACCTCTCTtcgctacgagagagagagagagagagagagagagagagagagagagagagagagagagagagagagagagagagagagagaacaaaacagtAGTGCTTCCCTCCCATCTTACAGTTTCTTTCACAATAAAAAGGAGACGCTGCGCACAATAAGGACATTTCTCGCCTCTGTACATCTACCTCAGTGTCTTGTGGGCTGCatgtgtttacctgttttgtCATTATAATTCTTTCTTTAGTAATTTTCTCCCtaacacagttttttttttactcttcacaTACTACATAAGAAAACGCAATGatgtatgttttctttatttatttatgtacttatttattttttacgtgtATGCTCCTCATTATATCACCTCACGTTATGGATGATGAAAGCAAAATCACATAGTTGAATTCCTGCTCTTAAATACTTCACTTATGTCTTAAGTATCCTAAGGCAGTGTACTGTTTAAGGAGTGGGAACTGTACCAAATGAAAGACGGTGCCTGGTTGTGTTGTCCAGCCAGTCTTAGATTTAGCACACGTAAAACAGAAGCACTCATTTGACCTGTCCTgcccttaaccctttgactgctatagTTTCTCCTTAAGCCTTTCACTGCCATACGAAATAATTAACAGCttcagaagtaatgcatgaaatctttaaatctttataagcatctagaagaaagaaggggattaaaagaatagattttgcaatttaaACTCAGTGTAAatattggaggtggctgtagaacaaataaagattTCTCAgaagtgattagtaattaaggaaagatgcaccaaatggcagtgaaagggttaagcttaATGAGATGATCGGGTGCAAGTTGAATGCAGTTTAGAAAGACACGACAGTCAGCAATGAGTGATGgagcattcatttttttttctttttttagtaccTCTAATTACACTTTCCTCAATAATACCATACAGGGCTACTcagttaactctttcactgcgatatggaacaattcacaacactaaaaggcaaCGTCTAGAATCTTAAGGAGCATCTACGAAGGGATGAAAACAGTAGATTATCCAATGTGTAGCCAGTGTTTTGCtcagaggtggctgtagaaaaaTGTAATAGATGCTTCAGAGTAATTTGTGACTAAGGAAACACGTCAAAtggcagggaaagggttaaggagtgTCATATATGGCAAttagcagttaaagggttaaatcCTATCAATACCTTAACAGTACTCGGAGTGAAAGCCTAACGAATATAAAGACTCGTTCAAAGAAAGTGACGAATCTCAGgggcaaggggaaaaaaaaaaaaatcacctctGCGCCCTTGCTTCCCTTACAACATCACCTAGTAACTTTAAGCTGAAAAGTCCTAAAAGCGAAAACCGTTTAGAAATTAAGAAGACAGCCCCTGATATTGAGTTACGAAGAGGTTTCAGAAGTACCTATTGCTTGATTACGTTCTTGCCTTGAATCTTTCACTGCTGTCTTGAATATACTAGGAATGTACCAGGAATAGGAGTGGAACCGTACCACGATGAACACAGTAACTAATTTTGAGTACCATAAGGAgtcttataaataaataaataagcaaacaaataactaaatgcataaatacaagCAAAAACCTGCTTCTCATAATACCTAGAAattttaactaaaaaaaaactccaggAAGCAAAAACCGTACAGAGATGAAGACGGTACTTGATTTTGAGTCGCACAATAAgtcataaaaaataagtaaataaatgaataagtaagcaaataaataagcaaaaaaaaaaaaaaaaaaaaaaaaaaaaaatatatatatatatatatatatatatatatatatatatatatatatatatatatatatatatatatattatatatatatatatatatatatatatatatatatatatatataaatctgcTTTCCATAATGCCTATCAAATTCTAACTAGAAAACCCATGGAAGCAAAAACCGTGCAGAGATGAAGATGGTACCTGATTCTCCGTCATCCAGGAGGTGTGGTGTTCCTTGGCTgtcttggtgatggtggtgtagacCGTTTTGTCGTAGCATTTCTTGTGGCAGTAGCTCTTGGGCTTAGGCGGGGGGCCGTAGCTGGGAGCTGGGGGAGGGCCGTAGGATGGGGCAAGGGGCAGGAGGGGGTCCGTAGCtaggggcaggggcagggggagggcCATAGCTCGTAGGAGGGCCGGCAGCGGGATAGTCGGGCTTCGCGTCAGCCTCCGCTTGCACAGAGGCTGAGAACGAGAGAAGTAGCACGGCCGCCGCGACACGCAACAtctgtgagggaaggagggagttaGTGGCCTGTCTTGGCTGGGCgtggctgtgttgtgtttgggtcttgtttctgtttgtttatgttctgttctgttctgttgttttctttctttgggtACTTTgcttctgtgtttgtgtttcttttttttatatatactttctctctttcttattgtctgtttgtctgtctgtatatctatctatctatctatctctttctttctttctatctaacctcttcctctcttctgtcttttatctttttcatcgcattatctttccttctcgtcATTTCAGTGCTTCGTattttccacttctctctcatGCCTCTGTACTAGACACGACATCTattcacaaaaaacacaaactaaTAGCCTGAACATCTTTACCAGCAGTCTTTTCTTACTCGGTGTTCCCTTTCCCTATTCTTCTACCAATaattccttcacttttatattAATACGTCCACTTATTATTTCGCTCATAGCTCGATCATAGAAAATGGGATGTGGGTGCTGGAACTGGAAACTTTAAAGAATTCTCATTACCTTACTTATTTAGCTTAAAGTTTTGTTATCACATGAGGGGGAAAGTTGAAACACACAGTCACTGGCGTAGAGGAAGTACAAGAATCAGAATTAACGAGAGCGAAGACAGAAGAGCCTGACCATGCGTGCAACGGTGGTCGTAACTTGTCATTCTGAATATCAATTTGCGAGGAGAAAATGTTGAAGGTGTAGGGGAGATTTGGCAGAGACGTGCATGCAAAGTGAGGAAGAGCCGTAGAAAgctgccttcacacacacacacacacacacacacacacacaacacacacaacacaccacacacacacacacacacacacacacatccataaaCACCTGAACCGTTGTGTATGCCAGATATGTACTGTACATTTATACACATGaacttggacacacacacacacacacacacgcacacacacacacacacacacacacacacgcacgcacgcacacacacatacacacacacacacacacacacacacacacacacgcacgcacacacacatacacacacacacacacacacacacacacacacacaacgcacacACATGACTTTATCGTGTACAGGGTTTTCACAATTAAACCCACACAAGGAAAAGGTACATgcgaaagaataagaagattaTGAAGAAGGAATGTACACTTccgcaatcacacacacacacacacacacacacacacacacacacacacacacacacacacacacacacttacacaacgACTCACATTTGTACCGTTATGACTTATATAAATCATTCTAACATAATTCCGTTAAAATCAAGAGTGACGCAAGGGTGATGCTATTAatcatccccctctctctctctctctctctctctctctctctctcctcgctggGAAGAACAgtcaacaagagagagagagagagtgagagagagagagagagagaggggggggtgtaCTGCGTCACAACACCGAgtcttattctgtttatttatcctcCCGCCACTTTCCTTCTCGCTTATTACCGTGTCCATGTCAAATAAGATTTACCCTGCCAATTAATGTTCGTAAGCTACCTGTGGCCAGCACTTTCCCAGGTGAGGTAGTCTTCTTAAAATATACGTTCAGCTATATTCTAAGTATTTCCTGTCGTtagcatacttttttttttttttgtatatactttCTCGTTTAGTTTGAAGAGAGATGTTTTGAAGACACATCTGGAACTGAATTTGCGACTTTCTATTACTTTTTATAGAGTGGTGAGCTGAGAAGTTGTTTTTCCTTGACCAGTCTCCTtaatgcgtaaaaaaaaaaaaaaaaaaaactgttgagAAAATTATTGGGTTATGGTAATGAGTACGTATATACTTCACCTACACTGATCTTCTGCCTCTCAGTATCATTTCAGTTTCATTTCtcctcaaaatactcgtttacTAACCTCATAAGTGCTCCGTCTCATTAGCGCACAATTTAAACACTCTCTCCTTTAGTGAAGTGAATATCCCTGATTAATGTGCGCTGATTAATTGTGATTATTCATTTGTCTTACCTTTCGGTTTCCTTTTAAGACTGTTGTTTTCTCCTAAGCATCTTCTCATCGCTAATATGGTTAAATATACTCTCTTCTTTACTCTAGGCAAATATCTTCAGctatttttattgaatttttcgCCTTACATTtgaattgtttgttttgtcagtATTTCCTATCATTAACATACATTTTCTACGATCTCTCCCTAAGTTACGAGTAAATTCCTCAGTTGTAGTCATTAATTTACTCTTTTTATTGACGTTTCCACCTATCAATTTCATTTTAGTGTAGTTTCTCCCCCTTAAAGTCAccgaacgaaaaaagaaagtggaaaatcTTGGCTGCCGGACATTAAACGCTCTCCAGACTGGACCAAAACTGAAACGAGGAGAAAGCAGGAGGCAGAACCAGTCACGAGTCAGAGTTCCATCTTTGCTCCCCACGCGGACCACCTGAGGAAAGTCTAGACGCCAAAAGGTGACCCAAAGAAAGGACGGGGGAAgttaagagggagagaaaaaaatgcccaaatgtccatattattttcttaaagagagaaagggaaggtagTAGAGAGGATGGGGGCAAAAAACAAACTATACACGGGGTTCGCCCTGACATtctgagggaagagagaaaggaaggcagaaaagaagatagagaaagagagagagaaaaaaaaagtacattcgTGAATCTAATTGCATTTtgacggaagggaaggaagaagagaagataaagaaaaagacaaactaAAATCGTAATTACCTAAGAACTTgatagaagaaaagggaaacgagagaagagaagagaagagagagagagagagagagagagagagagagagagagagagagagagagagagagagagagagagagagagatgtacggAAGCACTGTGGAATTTTatagaggagtgaaag
It encodes the following:
- the LOC135092113 gene encoding LOW QUALITY PROTEIN: adhesive plaque matrix protein-like (The sequence of the model RefSeq protein was modified relative to this genomic sequence to represent the inferred CDS: deleted 1 base in 1 codon) codes for the protein MKVSIVYKPKHGSRPPLVYLPLPCIPQHSPHTTPTHPEMLRVAAAVLLLSFSASVQAEADAKPDYPAAGPPTSYGPPPAPAPSYGPPPAPAPSYGPPPAPSYGPPPKPKSYCHKKCYDKTVYTTITKTAKEHHTSWMTENQYVPTTLYKYVTEKLYYPTTVVQYEFVTQPLPDQVVYETKVAYNHATITEAHITTVQDMMPGTHYYLKTHTESHYCTSTVQVPYYVTVTQHVYKTVQEPHYVTETKVEQNYVTVTEDEPHYVTQTQYETKHQYMYVTVTETKHGYVTVTNTKTEPMYTTVCKYGY